A DNA window from Canis lupus dingo isolate Sandy chromosome 2, ASM325472v2, whole genome shotgun sequence contains the following coding sequences:
- the HARS2 gene encoding histidine--tRNA ligase, mitochondrial isoform X2 yields MMPPFGLLHRRAWASLFGQLLRPSGLVCIGEVHFHSQVSEAVLISQLKPHQEKSNFVIKTPKGTRDLSPQQMVVREKILDMVIDCFKRHGAKRLDTPAFELKEMLTEKYGEDSGLIYDLKDQGGELLSLRYDLTVPFARYLAMNKVKRMKRYQVGKVWRRESPTIVQGRYREFCQCDFDIAGQFDPMIPDAECLKIMCEVLSGLQLGDFLIKIPWKDVRHEMVAKKGLAPEVADRIGDYVQRHGGVSLVEEMFQDSRLSQNKQALEGLGDLRLLFEYLTLFGIAEKISFDLSLARGLDYYTGVIYEAVLLQTPAQAEECLNVGSVAAGGRYDGLVGVFDPKGHTVPCVGLSIGVERIFAILEERMKTAGLKIRTTETQVFVATPQKNFLHERLKLISELWDAGIKAELLYKNNPKLLTQLHYCEHMGIPLVVIIGEQELKEGVIKLRSVASREEVAIKRENLVAEIQKKLSES; encoded by the exons GTTTCAGAGGCTGTGTTAATATCCCAACTGAAACCACatcaagaaaaatcaaattttgttATCAAGACCCCAAAG GGCACCAGAGATCTTAGTCCCCAGCAGATGGTTGTGAGGGAGAAAATTCTTGATATGGTTATTGACTGCTTTAAACGTCATGGAGCAAAGAGGCTAGATACTCCAGCATTTGAGCTTAAG GAAATGCTCACTGAGAAATATGGAGAAGACTCTGGACTAATCTATGATCTGAAGGATCAGGGTGGAGAGCTACTGTCCCTGCGCTATGACCTTACT GTCCCTTTTGCACGTTATCTCGCCATGAATAAAGTGAAAAGGATGAAACGCTACCAAGTTGGAAAGGTATGGCGACGAGAGAGCCCAACCATAGTCCAAGGCCGCTACAGGGAATTCTGCCAGTGT GATTTTGACATTGCTGGTCAGTTTGACCCTATGATCCCTGATGCAGAGTGTTTGAAGATCATGTGTGAAGTCCTAAGTGGTTTGCAGCTGGGGGACTTTCTCATTAAG ATACCTTGGAAAGATGTGAGACATGAGATGGTGGCAAAGAAAGGCCTGGCTCCTGAAGTGGCTGATAGAATTGGTGACTATGTCCAACGTCATG GTGGGGTATCCCTGGTAGAGGAAATGTTCCAGGATTCTAGACTATCCCAGAACAAGCAGGCCTTAGAGGGTTTGGGGGACTTGAGGTTACTATTTGAATACCTGACTTTATTTGGAATTGCTGAGAAG ATCTCTTTTGACTTAAGCCTAGCTCGGGGCCTGGACTACTATACTGGAGTGATCTATGAAGCAGTGCTACTACAGACCCCAGCTCAGGCTGAGGAGTGCCTCAATGTGGGCAGTGTGGCTGCTGGTGGACGCTACGATGGGCTGGTGGGCGTGTTTGACCCCAAGGGCCACACGGTGCCATGTGTGGGACTCAGTATTGGGGTGGAGCGAATCTTTGCCATTTTGGAAGAGAGGATGAAG ACTGCTGGTCTGAAGATACGGACCACAGAGACCCAAGTGTTTGTGGCTACACCACAGAAGAACTTTCTTCATGAACGGTTGAAGCTAATTTCAGAGCTTTGGGATGCTGGGATCAAG GCAGAGCTGCTGTATAAGAACAACCCTAAACTACTAACTCAGCTGCATTACTGTGAGCACATGGGCATTCCACTGGTGGTCATTATTGGTGAGCAAGAACTGAAAGAAGGGGTAATCAAGCTTCGTTCAGTGGCCAGCAGGGAGGAG GTGGCTATTAAACGGGAAAATCTTGTGGCTGAAATTCAGAAGAAACTATCTGAGTCTTGA
- the HARS2 gene encoding histidine--tRNA ligase, mitochondrial isoform X1: protein MMPPFGLLHRRAWASLFGQLLRPSGLVCIGEVHFHSQVSEAVLISQLKPHQEKSNFVIKTPKGTRDLSPQQMVVREKILDMVIDCFKRHGAKRLDTPAFELKEMLTEKYGEDSGLIYDLKDQGGELLSLRYDLTVPFARYLAMNKVKRMKRYQVGKVWRRESPTIVQGRYREFCQCDFDIAGQFDPMIPDAECLKIMCEVLSGLQLGDFLIKVNDRRILDGILAVCAVPQSKFHAICSSIDKLDKIPWKDVRHEMVAKKGLAPEVADRIGDYVQRHGGVSLVEEMFQDSRLSQNKQALEGLGDLRLLFEYLTLFGIAEKISFDLSLARGLDYYTGVIYEAVLLQTPAQAEECLNVGSVAAGGRYDGLVGVFDPKGHTVPCVGLSIGVERIFAILEERMKTAGLKIRTTETQVFVATPQKNFLHERLKLISELWDAGIKAELLYKNNPKLLTQLHYCEHMGIPLVVIIGEQELKEGVIKLRSVASREEVAIKRENLVAEIQKKLSES, encoded by the exons GTTTCAGAGGCTGTGTTAATATCCCAACTGAAACCACatcaagaaaaatcaaattttgttATCAAGACCCCAAAG GGCACCAGAGATCTTAGTCCCCAGCAGATGGTTGTGAGGGAGAAAATTCTTGATATGGTTATTGACTGCTTTAAACGTCATGGAGCAAAGAGGCTAGATACTCCAGCATTTGAGCTTAAG GAAATGCTCACTGAGAAATATGGAGAAGACTCTGGACTAATCTATGATCTGAAGGATCAGGGTGGAGAGCTACTGTCCCTGCGCTATGACCTTACT GTCCCTTTTGCACGTTATCTCGCCATGAATAAAGTGAAAAGGATGAAACGCTACCAAGTTGGAAAGGTATGGCGACGAGAGAGCCCAACCATAGTCCAAGGCCGCTACAGGGAATTCTGCCAGTGT GATTTTGACATTGCTGGTCAGTTTGACCCTATGATCCCTGATGCAGAGTGTTTGAAGATCATGTGTGAAGTCCTAAGTGGTTTGCAGCTGGGGGACTTTCTCATTAAG GTCAATGATCGGCGGATTTTGGATGGGATATTGGCTGTCTGTGCTGTTCCTCAAAGCAAGTTCCATGCCATCTGCTCCTCTATAGACAAATTAGACAAG ATACCTTGGAAAGATGTGAGACATGAGATGGTGGCAAAGAAAGGCCTGGCTCCTGAAGTGGCTGATAGAATTGGTGACTATGTCCAACGTCATG GTGGGGTATCCCTGGTAGAGGAAATGTTCCAGGATTCTAGACTATCCCAGAACAAGCAGGCCTTAGAGGGTTTGGGGGACTTGAGGTTACTATTTGAATACCTGACTTTATTTGGAATTGCTGAGAAG ATCTCTTTTGACTTAAGCCTAGCTCGGGGCCTGGACTACTATACTGGAGTGATCTATGAAGCAGTGCTACTACAGACCCCAGCTCAGGCTGAGGAGTGCCTCAATGTGGGCAGTGTGGCTGCTGGTGGACGCTACGATGGGCTGGTGGGCGTGTTTGACCCCAAGGGCCACACGGTGCCATGTGTGGGACTCAGTATTGGGGTGGAGCGAATCTTTGCCATTTTGGAAGAGAGGATGAAG ACTGCTGGTCTGAAGATACGGACCACAGAGACCCAAGTGTTTGTGGCTACACCACAGAAGAACTTTCTTCATGAACGGTTGAAGCTAATTTCAGAGCTTTGGGATGCTGGGATCAAG GCAGAGCTGCTGTATAAGAACAACCCTAAACTACTAACTCAGCTGCATTACTGTGAGCACATGGGCATTCCACTGGTGGTCATTATTGGTGAGCAAGAACTGAAAGAAGGGGTAATCAAGCTTCGTTCAGTGGCCAGCAGGGAGGAG GTGGCTATTAAACGGGAAAATCTTGTGGCTGAAATTCAGAAGAAACTATCTGAGTCTTGA
- the HARS2 gene encoding histidine--tRNA ligase, mitochondrial isoform X3: MAAFGFQGTRDLSPQQMVVREKILDMVIDCFKRHGAKRLDTPAFELKEMLTEKYGEDSGLIYDLKDQGGELLSLRYDLTVPFARYLAMNKVKRMKRYQVGKVWRRESPTIVQGRYREFCQCDFDIAGQFDPMIPDAECLKIMCEVLSGLQLGDFLIKVNDRRILDGILAVCAVPQSKFHAICSSIDKLDKIPWKDVRHEMVAKKGLAPEVADRIGDYVQRHGGVSLVEEMFQDSRLSQNKQALEGLGDLRLLFEYLTLFGIAEKISFDLSLARGLDYYTGVIYEAVLLQTPAQAEECLNVGSVAAGGRYDGLVGVFDPKGHTVPCVGLSIGVERIFAILEERMKTAGLKIRTTETQVFVATPQKNFLHERLKLISELWDAGIKAELLYKNNPKLLTQLHYCEHMGIPLVVIIGEQELKEGVIKLRSVASREEVAIKRENLVAEIQKKLSES, encoded by the exons ATGGCTGCTTTTGGTTTCCAGGGCACCAGAGATCTTAGTCCCCAGCAGATGGTTGTGAGGGAGAAAATTCTTGATATGGTTATTGACTGCTTTAAACGTCATGGAGCAAAGAGGCTAGATACTCCAGCATTTGAGCTTAAG GAAATGCTCACTGAGAAATATGGAGAAGACTCTGGACTAATCTATGATCTGAAGGATCAGGGTGGAGAGCTACTGTCCCTGCGCTATGACCTTACT GTCCCTTTTGCACGTTATCTCGCCATGAATAAAGTGAAAAGGATGAAACGCTACCAAGTTGGAAAGGTATGGCGACGAGAGAGCCCAACCATAGTCCAAGGCCGCTACAGGGAATTCTGCCAGTGT GATTTTGACATTGCTGGTCAGTTTGACCCTATGATCCCTGATGCAGAGTGTTTGAAGATCATGTGTGAAGTCCTAAGTGGTTTGCAGCTGGGGGACTTTCTCATTAAG GTCAATGATCGGCGGATTTTGGATGGGATATTGGCTGTCTGTGCTGTTCCTCAAAGCAAGTTCCATGCCATCTGCTCCTCTATAGACAAATTAGACAAG ATACCTTGGAAAGATGTGAGACATGAGATGGTGGCAAAGAAAGGCCTGGCTCCTGAAGTGGCTGATAGAATTGGTGACTATGTCCAACGTCATG GTGGGGTATCCCTGGTAGAGGAAATGTTCCAGGATTCTAGACTATCCCAGAACAAGCAGGCCTTAGAGGGTTTGGGGGACTTGAGGTTACTATTTGAATACCTGACTTTATTTGGAATTGCTGAGAAG ATCTCTTTTGACTTAAGCCTAGCTCGGGGCCTGGACTACTATACTGGAGTGATCTATGAAGCAGTGCTACTACAGACCCCAGCTCAGGCTGAGGAGTGCCTCAATGTGGGCAGTGTGGCTGCTGGTGGACGCTACGATGGGCTGGTGGGCGTGTTTGACCCCAAGGGCCACACGGTGCCATGTGTGGGACTCAGTATTGGGGTGGAGCGAATCTTTGCCATTTTGGAAGAGAGGATGAAG ACTGCTGGTCTGAAGATACGGACCACAGAGACCCAAGTGTTTGTGGCTACACCACAGAAGAACTTTCTTCATGAACGGTTGAAGCTAATTTCAGAGCTTTGGGATGCTGGGATCAAG GCAGAGCTGCTGTATAAGAACAACCCTAAACTACTAACTCAGCTGCATTACTGTGAGCACATGGGCATTCCACTGGTGGTCATTATTGGTGAGCAAGAACTGAAAGAAGGGGTAATCAAGCTTCGTTCAGTGGCCAGCAGGGAGGAG GTGGCTATTAAACGGGAAAATCTTGTGGCTGAAATTCAGAAGAAACTATCTGAGTCTTGA
- the HARS2 gene encoding histidine--tRNA ligase, mitochondrial isoform X4, which produces MVVREKILDMVIDCFKRHGAKRLDTPAFELKEMLTEKYGEDSGLIYDLKDQGGELLSLRYDLTVPFARYLAMNKVKRMKRYQVGKVWRRESPTIVQGRYREFCQCDFDIAGQFDPMIPDAECLKIMCEVLSGLQLGDFLIKVNDRRILDGILAVCAVPQSKFHAICSSIDKLDKIPWKDVRHEMVAKKGLAPEVADRIGDYVQRHGGVSLVEEMFQDSRLSQNKQALEGLGDLRLLFEYLTLFGIAEKISFDLSLARGLDYYTGVIYEAVLLQTPAQAEECLNVGSVAAGGRYDGLVGVFDPKGHTVPCVGLSIGVERIFAILEERMKTAGLKIRTTETQVFVATPQKNFLHERLKLISELWDAGIKAELLYKNNPKLLTQLHYCEHMGIPLVVIIGEQELKEGVIKLRSVASREEVAIKRENLVAEIQKKLSES; this is translated from the exons ATGGTTGTGAGGGAGAAAATTCTTGATATGGTTATTGACTGCTTTAAACGTCATGGAGCAAAGAGGCTAGATACTCCAGCATTTGAGCTTAAG GAAATGCTCACTGAGAAATATGGAGAAGACTCTGGACTAATCTATGATCTGAAGGATCAGGGTGGAGAGCTACTGTCCCTGCGCTATGACCTTACT GTCCCTTTTGCACGTTATCTCGCCATGAATAAAGTGAAAAGGATGAAACGCTACCAAGTTGGAAAGGTATGGCGACGAGAGAGCCCAACCATAGTCCAAGGCCGCTACAGGGAATTCTGCCAGTGT GATTTTGACATTGCTGGTCAGTTTGACCCTATGATCCCTGATGCAGAGTGTTTGAAGATCATGTGTGAAGTCCTAAGTGGTTTGCAGCTGGGGGACTTTCTCATTAAG GTCAATGATCGGCGGATTTTGGATGGGATATTGGCTGTCTGTGCTGTTCCTCAAAGCAAGTTCCATGCCATCTGCTCCTCTATAGACAAATTAGACAAG ATACCTTGGAAAGATGTGAGACATGAGATGGTGGCAAAGAAAGGCCTGGCTCCTGAAGTGGCTGATAGAATTGGTGACTATGTCCAACGTCATG GTGGGGTATCCCTGGTAGAGGAAATGTTCCAGGATTCTAGACTATCCCAGAACAAGCAGGCCTTAGAGGGTTTGGGGGACTTGAGGTTACTATTTGAATACCTGACTTTATTTGGAATTGCTGAGAAG ATCTCTTTTGACTTAAGCCTAGCTCGGGGCCTGGACTACTATACTGGAGTGATCTATGAAGCAGTGCTACTACAGACCCCAGCTCAGGCTGAGGAGTGCCTCAATGTGGGCAGTGTGGCTGCTGGTGGACGCTACGATGGGCTGGTGGGCGTGTTTGACCCCAAGGGCCACACGGTGCCATGTGTGGGACTCAGTATTGGGGTGGAGCGAATCTTTGCCATTTTGGAAGAGAGGATGAAG ACTGCTGGTCTGAAGATACGGACCACAGAGACCCAAGTGTTTGTGGCTACACCACAGAAGAACTTTCTTCATGAACGGTTGAAGCTAATTTCAGAGCTTTGGGATGCTGGGATCAAG GCAGAGCTGCTGTATAAGAACAACCCTAAACTACTAACTCAGCTGCATTACTGTGAGCACATGGGCATTCCACTGGTGGTCATTATTGGTGAGCAAGAACTGAAAGAAGGGGTAATCAAGCTTCGTTCAGTGGCCAGCAGGGAGGAG GTGGCTATTAAACGGGAAAATCTTGTGGCTGAAATTCAGAAGAAACTATCTGAGTCTTGA